GGCACCGATTTCGCCGGCGCCTTCATCGGCGGCAACCGCGAATTGCCGCAGGTGCCCGGAACGATGCAGTGCCGCGTGCTCGGAGCAGCGGTCGAGGCCTTCAACGACCAGGGCCAGCCTGTCATCGGCGAGGTCGGAGAGCTCGTCTGCACCGCGCCGATGCCGTCGATGCCGCTGCGGTTCTGGAACGACGCGGGGAATGTCCGCTATCTCGCGAGCTATTTCGACGCCTTCGAGACGCGCGAGGGCGGGCCGGTCTGGCGGCACGGCGACTGGCTAAAGGTCGATCCGGACGGCTCCTGCGTGATCTATGGCCGCAGCGACGCGACCATCAATCGCCACGGGCTGCGCATGGGGACGAGCGAATTGTACTCGGCCATCGAAGCGCTGCCGGAGATCCTGGATTCGCTGGTCGTCGATCTCGAATATCTCGGCCGAGACAGCTACATGCCGCTGTTCGTGGTGCTGCGCGACGGCGTCGCGCTCGATGCGGCGATGAAGCGGAAGATCAACATGGCGGTGGAAGCCAGCCTGTCGCGACGCTTCGTGCCTGACGACATCTTCGCGGTTGCCGAGATTCCGCGCACGCTGTCCGGCAAGAAGCAGGAGCTCCCGATCAAGAAGCTCCTGCTCGGGCAGCCGCTCGACAAGGTCATCAACCGCGATGCGATGGCCAATCCCGATTGCCTCGACTGGTACATCACGTTCGCCCAGAGCCGTTTGCAGAGCGGCTCAGGGGCGACGTAGCAGACGTACCCGAGCGAGCCGCTAGACCACCAGCCGGTCGAAATCGATCGCGACACGGCTTTCAGGAAAGATCTCCCGCGCCTCGGCGAGGATCTCCTCGTCGGGATAGCGGCCGGAGATGTGGTTCAGGACGAGCTGCCTGACGTTGCTGGACGCCGCCAGCCCGGCGGCCTCCGCGGCCGTCAGGTGGCCGTAGTCGCGAGCCATGGCCGAATCGCGCCGGAGGAAGGTCGCCTCGATCACGAGCATGTCCGCGTCGCGGACGTGCTCGTGCAGACCCTCGGTCGTTTCCGCATCGCCGGCGATGACGAGCTTCTTCGCCCCCTGCGGAGGCCCCAGAACATCCTCGGGATCGATGGTTCGGCCGTCCTCCAGCGTGACCGGCCGGCCCTCCGCCAATGCCTTCCGCACGGGCCCATCAGGCACCGCGAGCGCTGCCAAACGGTCCGGCAGCAGATGGCGGCGAACTTGACTTACAAATTCGAAGCCGAAGCTGTCGGTGTCGCGGTGCCGGACGGGAAAGCAGTTGATCATAAACTCGCCGGCGTCGAGAACCTCCCCGCGCCTGAGCGGAACGAGCTCAAGCGAGATCGGCGCGCGGCCCTCGCCCCACAGCCCCGCGAGCATTCGGACCACCACATCGAGCGTCTCGGGGCCGCCGTGGACGCGCATGATGTCAGCGCTCCTGCGCAGCCGCAGGGTGGAAAACAGCCCGGGAATGCCGAGGACATGGTCGAAATGGCCGTGGGTGAGCAGGATCCGATCGAGCCGGCGAAAGCCTGCCCCACTGCGGAGCAGCTGACGCTGGGTCCCCTCGCCGCAATCGACGAGAATGCGATGCCGGCCTGCCCGAACGAGAAGGCCAGGATGATTGCGGTCCGCCGACGGAACGCTCGCCGAGGTCCCCAGGAAAGTGAGCTCGAACATCACAGCTGCTTCAGGCCCATGGTCGCAACGTCGTGAGCGGCTTTGACGGCAGGTCCCGACTGCGTTGCTTCGTCTCGATCACGGTCGGCGATCCCTTTGCTCATGAGCGTGTTTCCGTCGTCGCCGATTGAAGGCCGAGGGAGACCGACGTCGCAACGTCTTTGTAAGGGACGTCGTTGGCAGCCAGCACTTGGCTGTGCAGACTTCATCGCCGCGCTCTGATAGAGCTTGGCCATGCCAAGCTCCGGTCAGGAACAGGATGGCACGCCGACGGCCATTCGCAAGATCATCCACATCGACATGGATGCATTCTACGCGTCGGTCGAGCAGCGGGACAATCCCGAGCTGCGCGGCAAGCCCGTGGCCGTCGGGGGATCGCGCGAGCGCGGCGTGGTGGCAGCCGCAAGCTACGAGGCTCGGGCGTTCGGCGTGCGCTCGGCCATGCCGTCGGTGACGGCAAAGCGCCAGTGCCCGGACCTGATCTTCGTCAAGCCGCGCTTCGAGGTCTACAAGGCCATCAGCCAGCAGATCCGCGCCATCTTCGCCGAGCACACGCCGATCATCGAACCTCTGTCGCTGGACGAGGCCTATCTGGACGTCACCGAGAATCTGCAAGGCATCCAGCTGGCACGCGACATCGCCTTGCAGATCCGGGCCAAGATCAAGGCCGAGACCGGACTCAATGCCTCCGCGGGAATCTCCTACAACAAGTTCCTCGCCAAGCTGGCCTCGGACCATCGCAAGCCCAATGGGCAATACGTCATTTCGCCGGAGATGGGTCCGGCCTTTGTGGAGGGGCTGCCGGTCGGCAGGTTTCATGGCATCGGCCCGGCGACCGCAGCGAAATTCAACGCGCTCGGAATTCACACCGGGCTCGACATCCGCAACCAGACCCTGCCCTTCCTCCAGCAGCATTTCGGCAAGGCTGGCCACCACTACTATTGGATCTCGCGCGGCATCGACAATCGTCCGGTCCGAGCCAATCGCATCCGCAAATCAGTCGGCGCCGAAAACACCTTCTCGACCGACCTGACCGACTTCGAGCCGATGCTGGCGGAGCTGCAGCCGCTGATCGACAAGGTCTGGCAGCATTGCGAAGCCAGCGGCAACAGGGGCCGGACGGTCACGCTGAAGGTCAAGTTCGCGGACTTCGAAATCATCACACGCAGCAGGTCCGTCGCCAACCTGGTCGCGAGCCGGGAGGATCTGGCACGCTTGTCCGTCGCGCTGCTTCAGAGCGAGATGCCCCTGGCCAAGCCGGTGCGGCTCCTCGGCGTCTCGCTGTCATCCTTGCAGCAGCAAGACATCGCGGTGGAAGCCCAGCTGCCCCTGCTGATCTGAGGCGGGTCGACCCCAATGGCGACCGCGGCGGTCCCCCGATCGTTCCAGCACAGGGATGGGTTGACAGCCGAACAATCGAGCGCTTTATTCTGCGGCACGGGGATGTGCGATCTCCCCGCGAGGCGACATGCCCAAGAATCGCGTCCTGGTCACCAAGGGCGCAGCATGTCATCATCATACACCTCGATCTCACCCGAAAAATTGTCTCGACTGATCGGCACGGCGACCTCGCCACGGCTCGTCGACGTGCGTGTCGACGAGGATTTCGCCGCCGACCCACGCCTCATCCCCGGCGCCGTCAGGCGCTCCCATCTCGACGTGCAGCAATGGGCACCGAGCTTCACCGGCCAATCGGTTGTCGTGATCTGCCAGAAAGGCAAGAAGCTGAGCGAAGGCACCGCGGCCTGGCTCCGGTGCAGCAACGTCGCAGCCGAGGTCCTCGAGGGCGGCCACGTCGGCTGGACGGAGTCCCAACTCCCGACCGTGCCGGCCGACAGAATTCCGAGCAGGGACGACCGCGGCCGCACCGTCTGGGTCACGCGATCACGTCCCAAGATCGACCGCATCGCCTGTCCATGGCTGATCCGTCGCTTCGTCGACCCTGCAGCGGTCTTCCTGTTCGTGACGCCGGCCGAAGTCGAAGCCGTCGCCGAGCGTTTCCAAGCCACTCCCTTCGACATCGAGAATGTCTTCTGGAGCCACCGCGGCGAGCTTTGCACCTTCGACGTCATGGTCGAGGAGCTCGGTCTGCGGACACCACCATTGGAACGACTCGCCACGCTGGTGCGGGCCGCGGATACGGCGCGACTTGATCTCTCGCCCGAGGCTCCCGGCCTCCTTGCCGCTTCACTCGGGCTGTCGCGAATGTACGACGACGATCTGGAGCAGTTGAGCGCGGGGCTGCTGCTCTATGATGCCTTCTACCGCTGGTGCCGCGACGCCACGAAGGAGGCGCACAACTGGCCGTCCAGCAAGGTGAAGTCATGACGGACCTCGTAGCATCGCGGAAGCCGGTTGCGGCCGAGCACGCCCATGGCATCTCCTTCAACGACGC
This region of Bradyrhizobium sp. SZCCHNS1050 genomic DNA includes:
- a CDS encoding ribonuclease Z → MFELTFLGTSASVPSADRNHPGLLVRAGRHRILVDCGEGTQRQLLRSGAGFRRLDRILLTHGHFDHVLGIPGLFSTLRLRRSADIMRVHGGPETLDVVVRMLAGLWGEGRAPISLELVPLRRGEVLDAGEFMINCFPVRHRDTDSFGFEFVSQVRRHLLPDRLAALAVPDGPVRKALAEGRPVTLEDGRTIDPEDVLGPPQGAKKLVIAGDAETTEGLHEHVRDADMLVIEATFLRRDSAMARDYGHLTAAEAAGLAASSNVRQLVLNHISGRYPDEEILAEAREIFPESRVAIDFDRLVV
- a CDS encoding sulfurtransferase/chromate resistance protein → MSSSYTSISPEKLSRLIGTATSPRLVDVRVDEDFAADPRLIPGAVRRSHLDVQQWAPSFTGQSVVVICQKGKKLSEGTAAWLRCSNVAAEVLEGGHVGWTESQLPTVPADRIPSRDDRGRTVWVTRSRPKIDRIACPWLIRRFVDPAAVFLFVTPAEVEAVAERFQATPFDIENVFWSHRGELCTFDVMVEELGLRTPPLERLATLVRAADTARLDLSPEAPGLLAASLGLSRMYDDDLEQLSAGLLLYDAFYRWCRDATKEAHNWPSSKVKS
- the dinB gene encoding DNA polymerase IV, translated to MPSSGQEQDGTPTAIRKIIHIDMDAFYASVEQRDNPELRGKPVAVGGSRERGVVAAASYEARAFGVRSAMPSVTAKRQCPDLIFVKPRFEVYKAISQQIRAIFAEHTPIIEPLSLDEAYLDVTENLQGIQLARDIALQIRAKIKAETGLNASAGISYNKFLAKLASDHRKPNGQYVISPEMGPAFVEGLPVGRFHGIGPATAAKFNALGIHTGLDIRNQTLPFLQQHFGKAGHHYYWISRGIDNRPVRANRIRKSVGAENTFSTDLTDFEPMLAELQPLIDKVWQHCEASGNRGRTVTLKVKFADFEIITRSRSVANLVASREDLARLSVALLQSEMPLAKPVRLLGVSLSSLQQQDIAVEAQLPLLI